A portion of the Paenibacillus sp. PvR098 genome contains these proteins:
- the mutS gene encoding DNA mismatch repair protein MutS — translation MAQYTPMIEQYLAIKAEVQDAFLFFRLGDFYELFFDDAILASRELEITLTGRGGGTEERIPMCGVPYHSAESYIVRLVEKGYKVAICEQVENPAEAKGPVRREIVRIVTPGTVMDARLLSETSNNYIAAIVRSGEGYGFAACDISTGELYVTRLDGSFELLLDELNVYSPSEVLGSPALLERIRSGAAAWMKSAVMTPRERQAASTGGGLSPEGHFSDAQLRALPEGVRDTLALLMEYLQETQKRALTHIKHIRVYEPNQYMIMDPFTRRNLELVETVRDRSKKGTLLWLLDKTVTAMGGRLLRRWIEKPLMNAAHIEDRLEAVERLYRQLIVRDELKQSLKEVYDLERLTARIAYGSANARDLVALKASVAQVPQLQRLCETSGSATLAALAARIDPCQDLMASIEEAIVDEPPVSIRDGGMIRAGLSERLDQLREANTNGKQWIAELEKHERERTGIKSLKIGFNKVFGYYIEVTKSNLSSLEEGRYERKQTLASAERFVTPELKEKEALILEAQEGMVDLEHDLFVQLRDKLASHIPRLQQLAELIATVDVYQSLAHVSSANRFTRPEVGDEVELIIEEGRHPVVEAVLENGVFISNETRMSKEDGSILLITGPNMAGKSTYMRQVAMIVLMAQIGCFVPAKRAKVPIVDRIFTRIGAADDLIGGQSTFMVEMMDIQVMTEKATAKSLVIIDELGRGTSTGEGMAIAQAVIEFLHDQIGCKTLVSTHFHELAHLEESLSELRNYCMAVKESGQQVTFLRKLIRGAASTSYGIYCAQIAGLPAGIIDRSYELLHAFEARGELLQGQLQASAGESGERKAPEMPLRVEESGPPATVLDEQQDVVQLSLFSAPEEKVDKPSRKDAKADKVLEQLRTADLMNMTPMAAMNFLYELKKQLPS, via the coding sequence ATGGCCCAATATACACCTATGATCGAGCAGTACCTCGCCATCAAGGCGGAGGTGCAGGACGCTTTTTTGTTTTTTCGTTTAGGAGATTTCTATGAATTGTTTTTCGACGACGCCATACTGGCTTCCCGCGAGCTTGAAATTACGTTAACCGGCAGGGGAGGCGGTACGGAGGAGCGAATACCGATGTGCGGCGTACCCTACCATTCGGCGGAAAGCTATATTGTTCGTTTGGTAGAAAAAGGATATAAGGTAGCGATCTGCGAGCAGGTGGAGAATCCGGCTGAAGCGAAGGGGCCTGTGCGCAGGGAGATCGTCCGCATTGTGACGCCGGGTACGGTCATGGACGCGCGTCTGCTCAGCGAGACAAGCAACAATTATATCGCTGCCATTGTCCGGTCGGGAGAAGGCTACGGCTTTGCCGCTTGCGACATCTCTACCGGAGAGCTTTACGTGACCCGGCTTGACGGTTCCTTCGAGCTCCTGCTTGACGAGCTGAACGTGTACAGCCCTTCGGAGGTGCTGGGCAGCCCGGCGCTGCTGGAGAGAATCCGCAGCGGGGCGGCCGCATGGATGAAGTCGGCGGTGATGACGCCCCGTGAGCGACAAGCCGCATCGACAGGCGGGGGTTTGTCGCCGGAAGGCCATTTCTCGGATGCGCAGCTTCGTGCGCTGCCCGAGGGCGTTCGCGACACGCTGGCGCTGCTGATGGAATATCTTCAGGAAACGCAAAAGAGGGCGCTGACGCACATTAAGCATATCCGTGTGTATGAACCCAACCAATATATGATTATGGATCCGTTCACCCGCCGCAATCTGGAGCTGGTCGAGACCGTGCGCGACCGGTCCAAGAAGGGCACGCTTCTGTGGTTGCTCGATAAGACGGTGACCGCGATGGGCGGCCGCCTCCTTCGACGCTGGATCGAGAAACCGCTGATGAATGCGGCGCATATTGAAGACCGGCTGGAGGCTGTGGAACGTCTGTACCGCCAACTGATCGTACGCGACGAGCTGAAGCAGTCTCTGAAGGAGGTCTACGATCTGGAGCGGCTGACGGCCCGCATCGCTTACGGCAGCGCTAATGCGCGTGATCTGGTCGCGCTCAAAGCATCGGTCGCACAGGTGCCGCAGCTGCAGCGCCTGTGCGAAACCAGTGGATCTGCTACGCTGGCAGCGCTGGCAGCCCGGATCGATCCATGCCAGGATTTGATGGCATCGATTGAGGAGGCCATCGTGGACGAGCCTCCCGTATCCATCCGTGACGGGGGCATGATCCGTGCAGGGCTCAGCGAACGCTTGGATCAGCTTCGCGAGGCGAATACGAACGGCAAGCAGTGGATCGCCGAGTTGGAAAAGCACGAGCGTGAGAGAACGGGGATTAAATCGCTCAAGATCGGTTTTAACAAAGTGTTCGGTTATTATATCGAGGTGACGAAGTCGAACCTGTCCTCCTTGGAAGAGGGCCGTTATGAACGGAAGCAGACGCTGGCCAGTGCCGAGCGGTTCGTAACCCCGGAACTTAAGGAAAAGGAAGCGCTCATCCTTGAGGCTCAGGAAGGCATGGTTGATCTGGAGCACGATTTGTTTGTCCAGCTCCGGGACAAGCTGGCTTCGCATATACCAAGGCTGCAGCAGCTTGCTGAACTGATTGCCACAGTGGATGTGTACCAGTCTCTGGCACACGTCAGCAGCGCGAACCGTTTTACGCGGCCCGAGGTCGGCGATGAGGTTGAGCTTATTATTGAAGAAGGGCGTCATCCAGTTGTAGAGGCGGTACTTGAGAACGGCGTATTTATCTCCAACGAAACCAGGATGTCTAAAGAGGATGGAAGCATCCTGCTCATCACCGGCCCGAACATGGCGGGGAAAAGCACCTATATGCGTCAGGTGGCGATGATCGTCCTAATGGCGCAAATCGGTTGTTTTGTTCCAGCGAAACGGGCGAAGGTGCCGATTGTTGACCGCATCTTTACGCGAATCGGTGCGGCGGACGATCTGATCGGCGGCCAAAGCACCTTCATGGTCGAGATGATGGATATTCAAGTGATGACCGAGAAAGCAACGGCAAAGAGCCTTGTCATCATAGATGAGCTGGGAAGAGGGACGTCCACAGGAGAGGGCATGGCAATCGCTCAAGCGGTGATCGAGTTTCTGCACGATCAAATCGGCTGCAAGACGCTGGTGTCCACGCACTTTCACGAGCTGGCGCACTTGGAGGAAAGCTTGAGTGAGCTGCGCAATTACTGCATGGCAGTAAAGGAGAGCGGCCAGCAGGTCACATTCCTGCGCAAGTTGATCCGCGGAGCGGCCAGCACCAGCTACGGCATTTATTGCGCTCAAATCGCCGGATTGCCGGCGGGGATTATTGATCGATCCTACGAGCTGCTTCACGCGTTTGAGGCGCGGGGGGAGCTGCTGCAGGGACAGCTTCAAGCGTCTGCAGGCGAAAGCGGGGAGCGGAAAGCGCCTGAGATGCCATTGCGGGTGGAAGAGTCTGGTCCGCCGGCGACAGTTCTTGACGAGCAGCAAGATGTCGTGCAATTAAGCCTCTTCTCGGCTCCTGAGGAGAAGGTGGACAAGCCTTCCCGAAAGGACGCTAAAGCGGACAAAGTGCTTGAGCAGCTGCGTACGGCCGATTTGATGAATATGACGCCGATGGCGGCCATGAATTTTTTGTACGAACTAAAGAAACAACTGCCCTCTTAA
- a CDS encoding ABC transporter permease — translation MAKRVFDQFCSRERKLTFYVRLTQISLLILFFGLWETASRLQWIDGLLFSSPSRVVGLLIEKIADGTMLIHTWVTVWETVIGFLLGTVLGTSIAALIWFSPFLSRVLDPYIVVLNSLPKVALGPLFIVALGPGMMSIIATTLSITVIITILVIYNSFREVDPNFIKVVQIFGGNRRTVFRKVVLPASYPTIVSTLKVNVGLSWVGVIVGEYLVSKQGLGYLIIYGFQVFNFTLVIGSLFIIAIAATMMYQGVAYLEGKLVGRKQ, via the coding sequence CTGGCCAAGCGGGTCTTCGATCAGTTTTGCAGCAGGGAGCGGAAGCTTACCTTCTATGTTCGTTTGACACAGATCAGCTTATTGATATTGTTTTTCGGGTTATGGGAAACGGCCAGTCGGCTCCAATGGATCGATGGACTATTGTTCAGCTCCCCCAGTAGGGTCGTCGGACTGCTGATTGAGAAGATAGCCGACGGTACCATGCTAATCCACACCTGGGTGACGGTATGGGAGACCGTCATCGGCTTCCTGCTGGGAACGGTGCTGGGCACATCCATTGCCGCGCTGATCTGGTTCTCTCCGTTCCTCTCCAGGGTGTTGGATCCTTACATTGTCGTGTTGAACAGCTTGCCCAAAGTGGCGCTCGGACCGCTTTTTATTGTAGCGCTCGGTCCTGGGATGATGTCGATCATCGCCACCACGCTTTCCATCACCGTGATCATTACGATATTGGTCATTTATAACAGCTTCCGCGAGGTGGATCCGAATTTTATCAAGGTCGTTCAGATCTTCGGGGGAAACCGGCGGACCGTATTCCGTAAAGTGGTTTTGCCGGCCTCTTATCCGACCATCGTATCCACACTCAAGGTGAACGTGGGCCTGTCTTGGGTCGGGGTCATTGTAGGCGAATATCTCGTATCCAAACAGGGGCTTGGTTATTTAATTATTTATGGCTTTCAGGTCTTCAACTTCACGCTGGTGATCGGCAGCCTGTTTATTATCGCTATCGCCGCAACGATGATGTACCAAGGAGTGGCGTATCTGGAAGGAAAGCTGGTGGGCAGGAAGCAGTAA
- a CDS encoding aromatic acid exporter family protein encodes MDRLFKARKAHMGIRVLKTAVAVVAAIYISQALGLQSPFSAGLLAVLGVDVTKKRGLNTSFQRIAASVLGLFAGAALLWIFGFHIWVVGLFVMLIYPILSRLHLKEGIVTSSVMILHMFAAGSLTAELLVNEIALLLVGLGTATLINVMYMPKEDKHLQDYKTRVEQLFSQIFTELSRHLRDTEYIWSGGELLEAEDLLDQAIKAAERADENSLMSGRAAWPVYFYMRERQMEAIQRMVQLVARVYQTLPHGELLAGVFKGLSEDVKLPHYTGRAENKLKELEKQFKAMPLPSTREEFEIRAALLQLTEEMKVYLSVAKREKRPLGEDA; translated from the coding sequence GTGGATAGATTGTTTAAAGCGAGGAAAGCGCACATGGGGATTCGGGTATTAAAAACGGCAGTAGCCGTTGTGGCAGCGATTTACATCTCACAGGCGCTCGGGCTGCAGTCGCCGTTCTCGGCGGGTTTGCTTGCGGTGCTCGGGGTGGACGTGACCAAAAAAAGAGGTCTGAACACATCGTTTCAGCGCATAGCCGCTTCGGTATTGGGCCTATTTGCAGGTGCTGCGTTATTGTGGATATTCGGCTTTCACATTTGGGTTGTCGGGCTGTTTGTCATGTTGATTTATCCGATTTTGAGCCGGCTCCATTTGAAAGAGGGTATCGTCACCAGCTCCGTCATGATACTGCATATGTTCGCTGCCGGGAGCCTTACCGCAGAGCTGCTGGTGAACGAAATCGCGCTGCTGCTCGTTGGCCTAGGTACGGCTACTTTAATTAATGTGATGTATATGCCCAAAGAGGACAAGCATCTGCAGGATTACAAAACGAGGGTAGAGCAGCTGTTCTCGCAGATATTTACTGAGCTATCGCGCCATCTGAGAGATACAGAGTATATTTGGAGCGGCGGTGAATTGCTGGAGGCCGAGGATTTGCTGGATCAAGCGATCAAGGCTGCCGAGCGTGCGGACGAGAACAGCCTGATGAGCGGCCGTGCGGCGTGGCCCGTCTATTTCTACATGCGCGAACGGCAGATGGAAGCTATTCAGCGGATGGTGCAGCTGGTTGCCCGGGTATATCAGACACTGCCGCACGGGGAGCTGCTGGCCGGCGTTTTCAAGGGACTGTCGGAGGACGTGAAGCTTCCGCACTATACGGGAAGAGCCGAGAATAAGCTGAAGGAGCTGGAGAAACAGTTCAAAGCAATGCCGCTTCCGTCCACGCGCGAGGAGTTCGAGATTCGTGCCGCATTGCTGCAGCTCACGGAAGAGATGAAGGTTTATTTGAGTGTGGCCAAACGAGAAAAACGCCCTCTGGGGGAGGACGCATAA
- a CDS encoding outer spore coat protein CotE → MSLDKDLQCREIYTKAVCGKGRKFSQVTNSVTPPHSPTSILGAWIINNQYDAVKSGENVEVVGTYDINIWYSYDRNTKTDVAKETVSYAEVVSLHYLDKKHKPTTAEVSAVATQEPNCVEASISTYGDTVLIRVEREFKVEMIAETKVCVVVCPNGCDDFDDKQVEFDSSDDGDYEDLDPDLLDEEMD, encoded by the coding sequence ATGTCATTAGATAAAGATTTGCAGTGCAGAGAGATCTATACGAAGGCTGTCTGTGGCAAAGGACGCAAATTCTCACAAGTAACCAACTCGGTCACTCCGCCTCATTCTCCGACCAGTATTTTGGGTGCTTGGATAATCAACAACCAATACGATGCGGTGAAGTCGGGTGAAAATGTGGAAGTGGTAGGTACTTACGACATCAACATATGGTATTCGTACGATCGAAATACCAAAACGGATGTTGCGAAAGAAACCGTATCTTATGCAGAGGTGGTCTCGCTTCACTATCTCGACAAAAAGCATAAGCCGACGACGGCGGAGGTATCGGCTGTCGCTACACAAGAACCGAACTGCGTGGAAGCAAGTATCTCTACTTATGGAGACACGGTGCTTATCCGCGTAGAACGGGAGTTTAAGGTAGAAATGATCGCAGAGACGAAGGTATGCGTGGTGGTATGCCCTAACGGCTGCGATGATTTCGACGATAAGCAGGTGGAATTTGACAGTTCCGACGACGGCGATTATGAGGACCTCGATCCTGATCTGTTAGACGAGGAAATGGATTGA